In Biomphalaria glabrata chromosome 16, xgBioGlab47.1, whole genome shotgun sequence, the sequence agtccgaaaattaatgaggattgcagctgtgacctacatatcttgccacatccagggcaagcataaccattgtccgcgatgctcgattaagattttcttttagcgtctgcgtctgtcctcggcagcaaattttcttttggtctcaaatgtgtatccgcggcctttgtatagagggaattctttaagtccgacagttacgctggacagagcagtatcctgtatgggagacgaatcttagacgaacgcatgccaaaggcagtgtttttttggtgagctaaaaagtggtcgacgtaacaccgaaacccttaaaagaccagcttatggcgcaaacttgacttagctgacatagaagagagcacatggttgcatgcaacctcagaacgagacagctggaggtctccagcaaaataaacaacaaagtaaaaggtatctacaccgctctacacaattaaagtgtaaacaacttattaagcacttaaaacacaataactaatcatatatcggcacatttaatttcattacttttctttcatagttctataataaatcaatctacagtaagatggtgcgcaaatgtttaattaggtctattgatcctttaaaacttgttcttgtttgcaaagaaatattttagtgtactgcggtaagcctagtgacgtaagcagcgtttttcccgtttacgtcatggaaaattttcattcataaaacattctagccaaaactaatttttcgataatgaggcattttcaaaccgatataacggtcgacctcgagttttcccgatgtggccaatgagttgagaatttttttctcactaatatgcacataccttgaaattttaaagaaaatcgttagagccgtttttgaaataaaatttatatatatatatatatatatatataaatatatatacatacatacaggaattgctcgcttaagagtataggatatatatatatatatatatatataaattttatttcgaaaacgtctccaacgattttctttaaaagttcacggtatgtgcataatagtgagaaaaaaattctcaactcattggccacatcgggaaaactcgaggtcgaccgttatatcggtttgaaaatggctcattgtcgaaaaatttattttggctagaatgttttatgaatgaaattttctgtaTGACGTcattgagaaaaaaaacttgacacctcttacgtcactaggctcacagcagtacactaagacatttcttcgcaaacaagaaaaagttttaatgattcaattggcgtaattaaacatttgcgcaccatcttattgtagattgatcCATTAggaaactatggaagaaaaataatgaaattaaatgtctTAATAtaagattagttattgtgttttaaaggctttataaattgcttttactttgtttgttattattttgctggtgaattattgcaatgtgtttaagcttcgaagtctgctgtccaataccaaaacataggaaatggtcataacacagcataTCTATGTCTTACTTGcacaatcagggccggccctaacattagCGGAAATGTGAggattgcgcgcggaccagtaagggtagagataaagataataagtgaaaataaagattttgtattagaaaataaattcgtatttgcattacatttttattaaatgaaagctgacgatgccgtttttttatatcacgcgtaggactggcgtttaccattattgattgacaccccaaagtgacaattttgtctttttaaggacatttttgtgagtttcaggagatttccaggagctccttgaaaacaaggagaccacgggaaccctattataaattataatggtttaatttaataatttacacctagaattagagcggggcttttgaaccttcggggtcCACCACTGTGACAGCATAAGTCTagggctggccctgatgatatccagctcgcggtcaacgaattttcatcacgctgctgcctttttttttatttgttaacctataaacgtcggtaaaacagaagtcatgttccaaaagtcacccaataaaacctactcagtcCAAAGATCACTgcgcatagacatcccttaaagtggtagataacttcacattatctgggaagcattgtATCAATTGgcgcattgctttaaagagaggttgatatgtgatcatggatagtcgtgcttttggacgcctccaagcgagagtgtggcgaaataaattgctccgcctgtctacaaaaatcagtgtcaaccagtattctctcaacccctctatgtggatctgagacatgagtactttatagaaagcaactaacacttcttgaacgacttcaccaaagaccacaatacaaacagcgatattcttgcaaaatggtatgaaattcgagtccgaagataagtaaggaatgcagtatttccctgtgctgtgcagccccaactgtgacctacatattttgccacatccagggcaagcataaccattgtccgcaggtggccgatttagattttcttttcgccgtctgcgtttgttctcggcagcggattttcttttggtctcaaatgtgtatcccgcggccttcgtgagagacctccagctgtcttgttcggaggccgcatagaaccaggtgctctcttctatgtcagccaagaaaAGTTGAcgactaagctggtctttgaagaatttccgtggggcgcctctgttgcgtcgaccactttttagctcacaaaaaaagactgcctttggcattcgttcgtctcccataccgGATACGTGCCCTaaccagtgcaactgtcggaccataagaaatactgtccataccggcgttggaaAGGACATGgctgtttgtagtgcagtcctgccaccgtatgtccatgatggagcgcaagcatctttggtgaaagcactcaagaagtcttagttgttttctgtaaagtgtccatgtctcagagccataaggaatatattaattgcaatattaaatgtcagaaagtaaccattttagaagtaacactgcaaagactttcttccaagcctatTATAGCCCAATAGctttacgcgaaagaagcaatgtaaaacgttaagacgtgagctgtggttttctataggcctactgttggggggactttctgttttaatcgccatgtacaattacattgagaactgacagaacgaaaaagcaactcttcggattgatagtctttacccgatcgttcattttcgtaattacaataTTTCCagaatgacttcgggtatataccCTTAActaattattcatccgagcgaggctcggtcacctgatattgaataattatacaattaactctatccgagaatgggaagtttgAGAAAACACATTATATAGCGCCTATACTACCCCTCCACTCCACcccctgagctagccaggaaaaccagtgacttggctgaatttaagtcattggttaatatgcatgactaaatgcatgacgcgtaggacgtaatcatcttcttttttgaagtaacgtctgtattatataagataagataagataatactattttaatgacTTTACCTCAAGTTTCAGACTTTTCATTCCTTTCTGTCAGGGTGGTGCCTTGTCTCGTCTGCCCAGGCGTCTATTACATATAGATTATTGGCTAAACATAATGGCACGCCTTAGTCACAATGTGAGCTATACGATCCGGGCTCACGCTGCCCACAACCAAATACGGAGCATACACAACGGCCCAGGATAATCCATACAAAACCAATTGTCTAGGCTCAGATCAAGCTTGACCACCCCAGAATCCCACAATATAGGGTAGCCTATACAAATACATGAATGTTAACACAATATAGGATAGAtggataaataaatattaatactaTATGACGTTTACATAACTCAATATTGGTGACATGAGCACGCACGAATGTTAAAATGGATATGGAGTATTGAGGTACATGGATGTTAACTTATCATGAGACACAATAGTACATGAATGTTAACTTTATATGGGGCATATAAACACATGAATGTTAACTTAATATGGGGTATATAAATACATGAATGTTAACACAAAAAGCAATCATATAGTTAATGTTATGTTTACTCTGATGTTTAAATGAACTATTGATCTGCTATTCTACAGTGTTCATCATGTGTTGGAGTCCTTTCTTCCTGTATAATCTTTTTGACCTCTATGAGCTCATTCCCCCTAACGACTCCGTGGCCACCCTCTTTCAGTCGGCGGCCCCCCTTAACAGCGCAGCCAACCCGATCATCTACGGCATATTCAGCACCAGGATATGCAAAAACTTAAGGTAATACCAGGTAATGAGAAGATATTTAGGTGcatgtttaacttttttaataTCAGGTAATGAGAAGATATTTAGGTGcatgtttaacttttttaataTCAGGTAATGAGAAGATATTTAGGTAcatgtttaacttttttaataTCAGGTAATGAGAAGATATTTAGGTGcatgtttaacttttttaataTCAGGTAATGAGAAGATATTTAGGTACATGCTTAACTTTTTTAATATCAGGTAATGAGAAGATATTTAGGTAcatgtttaacttttttaataTCAGGTAATGAGAAGATATTTAGGTGcatgtttaacttttttaataTCAGGTAATGAGAAGATATTTAGGTGcatgtttaacttttttaataTCAGGCAATGAGAAGATATTTAGGTacatgtttaactttttttaatatCAGGTAATGAGAAGATATTTAGGTAcatgtttaacttttttaatttcaggtaATGAGAAGATATTTAGGTGcatgtttaacttttttaataTCAGGTAATGAGAAGATATTTAGGTAcatgtttaacttttttaataTCAGGTAATGAGAAGATATTTAGGTGcatgtttaacttttttaataTCAGGTAATGAGAAGATATTTAGGTGcatgtttaacttttttaataTCAGGTAATGAGAAGATATTTAGGTGcatgtttaacttttttaataTCAGGTAATGAGAAGATATTTAGGTGcatgtttaacttttttaaatatcaggTAATGAGAAGATATTTAGGTAcatgtttaacttttttaataTCAGGCAATGAGAAGATATTTAGGTgcatgtttaactttttttaatatCAGGTAATGAGAAGATATTTAGGTgcatgtttaactttttttaatatCAGGTAATGAGAAGATATTTAGGTgcatgtttaactttttttaatatCAGGTAATGAGAAGATATTTAGGTgcatgtttaactttttttaatatCAGGTAATGAGAAGATATTTAGGTacatgtttaactttttttaatatCAGGTAATGAGAAAATATTTAGGTGCGTGTTTAACTTTCCTCTTTCCAGAAGACGGACCCTTATCGCTTGGTCACCACCATTCCCTTTTTGAGATCTGAAagaacattaaaatttaaatctatattataaagtagaatgtgaggggtatgtatggatgtatgttacttatagacatcaaaaccgcttgaccaatcttgataaaacttggcaggaatgttccttgggtaccaacttagaccgtagtgtatgtattgtagccctaaaacaaacttaagaccctcaaaaaaaataaagttgtccgactctattacagctatagtattttatggatctaggccatgtctacaatgttgacatgagaaaagatagaaaggatttagacctagatctaattttaagaaatacactttgcgcagatagttttttactttgacacatgaaaagacaaaagaagatccattgatttcattatataataaaattaaccttcaattttgtgtttcaaaagcattttttacattaattagttccttatatctgtgattacagatttcctgacgaacattctttcattagacaattcagtaatgaatcgcgtactaaatattaattcgtttaattgtttactttataatcccatctctagatctaaaactctaattcaactctaagatgataaaacagatagttttatacgttaacacataaacatattaattaaagtccattcatttcatattttgatcaaataaacattcaaatttggttttctaaagctacatccgtttacgaaagctgcgaacccgagttaaaggcctagatctatattcttcATGAATCGCGAACTataaattatttcgttttattgttactttataatcccatccctagatctaaaactctaattcaacactaagatgataaaacttctcttcgcacagatagtcttatactttaacacataaacatattaattaaagtccattcatttcatattttgatcaaataaacattcaaatttggttttctaaagctacattcgtctacgaaagctgcgaagccgagttgagataggcctagatctatattcattcatgactcgcgtactaaaaattatttcgtttaattgttcactttataatcccatttatttaacaaagctatcgctcttttcgtttttaatagataagaatgtatcgacttcgggtaaaccattttcgcaaaactaattttattttcgtagcgaaagagaaataacgtgaaaggatcattagctacgtttaacatacatctaaatccaatccactagattattcaaaagcaaatgttttaattttaaaaaatggatttaagcctattagctattttgatttgatagcttcattcacactatttttacattgacacattcgctttacttataacattattatttcgtttaattgttcactttataatcccatttatttaacaaagctatcgctcttttcgtttttaatagataagaatgtatcgacttcgggtaaaccattttcgcaaaactaattttattttcgtagcgaaagagaaataacgtgaaaggatcattagctacgtttaacatacatctaaatccaatccactagattattcaaaagcaaatgttttaatttaaaaaaatggatttaagcctattagctattttgatttgatagcttcattcacactatttttacattgacacattcgctttacttattacattattatttcgtttaattgtttacaaaacactctcagtgactatatcgacagtaatgcgcaaataaagacccgcgggtcgcgggtaacatatgtctagtagtAAATAAAAGCACTATTTGCGGATTAATTTGTTAAGATTAGGTGTGAATGTAAGGCTTGCAGTGGTGCGCAGTTTTCCTTTAAGGTACAGACATTTAAAGAGCATGCAGTCAGTCAATAAGCAAAAAAGCTGGCTTAGAGaagaaaagtgtttttttacCTGAGTCCTTATGTTTGGTATTATATTTGAAATTCTTTACTGTATTTTTGTCTTTTACTTCTGAAGCTTTAAATCTAAACTCTACAGTTCCACGCTAAGAGGATTCATTTTAATCTAAAGTTTTCAGATGGACGTGTTGCTGTCACGCTCTTAGAGTGAAACCTTATATGTCTGTCTTTGTATCAAGGATGTTGATCGCCATAACGAATTAACTGTTTATATGAAGTCAGTGTCTCTAGAAAGCTCTCATAAAACTAATGCGAACGCTCTCATACTAATGTGAACGCTCTCATACTAATGTGAACGCTCTCATACTAATGTGAACGCTCTCATACTAATGTGAACGCTCTCATACTAATGTGAACGCTCTCATACTAATGTGAACGCTCTCATACTAATGTGAACGCTCTCATACTAATGTGAACGCTCTCATACTAATGTGAACGCTCTCATACTAATGTGAACGCTCTCATACTAATGTGAACGCTCTCATACTAATGTGAACGCTCTCATacttatgtttcttttttcttttccagacGTCTGCCTCTGCCTTCATTTCTACGCAGTCTCGCTTGTCATTGCCAGGATAATTTCTGCCGTAAGCGAAGTTTCCGGAGTCGTCAGCATCCTTACCTTACCAGTCAATTGACTGACCCGACGCAATCCACCATGGATGTCCACCGCCGCGTGGACCTTAGATCGCACTTATCGAAACGAGGCAGCCGCCTGGGCAAATGGACGGCATGCCTGGACGACGTGGACCTCATCGTGCTCCAAGAAGCTGAGCAGAAGCTCAAGAACTCGAAGTCTCAGAACAGCAAAGGAGCCGCCGCCATGGGGAAGAAAGGGGGACAACAATGCTGGGACCACGCTGTGGATGGAAATTACGAGTTAACCCCCTTGGCTCACAATGAAGTGACGCACAGGAAGGGCACTAGCGATGGAAGCGACGACTCGCCTCAGACAAGTGAAAGCAACGTAGTCAAGGGAAAAGACTACATCATTTATACCGAGGAAAATTTGGCATTCGCGAACTCATTGCCAAAGAAAAATGATAACAACTTTTTCATTAAAAACGATGTGAGAAATCCATGTAGTTTAGAGAGCTATTCTGTAAACAATCAAAGATTGTTCAAGAAAAACTCTTCGAAAGACGAAAGCATTGGCATTTGTGATTCAGGTTATCCTGCTAATAGAAGCGATAGCTCcttaacaaaaaacaatgcCGTAAGTAATTTTTGTGAAATACAACGTGACGAGCATGGATTTAATGATGGAGGACAATCACATTTCGATATAGACGCCTCTTCTAATTCCCATAATGCCTCCTTCTCAGAATGCGCAGAAGTTTGCGCAGAGAGTGATCTTGTTTTCGCCGACGATGACTTAGATGGGCCTCTCGAAAACTGTCTGGACAGGTCGTGTTTAGCCACGAGGCGACCGTCTGGAGTACCATCCGTCCGGCGGAGACTGACATCAGACGACAATGTTGTCTTGAAGAACGCCACGTGCCAGTGGGCTTCCGTTGATGTCTCAGCAGACTAGAAAAGTTttacgtgaaaaaaaaaagcttcctgTTGAACTATTGGGTTGTTGTTTACCCTCTCACAACGAGACTCAAAACAGAAAAGTCATTTCTTGGTGGCCTCCTACACCCTGTTGGGAAACAACTTtccttattttttgtttttgacggATTACAATCCAGTTATTTGAGTATGtgaaactatagatctagttcatttTGTGTCAAATGCATGTGAAAACTTACGTACTGGTCAATTGGTCAGTGTGGTGTCACACCTGCAAATCATCCGAGGAATTCTCCTCCTACTGAAGTAAATTTAGTCATGTAATTTATTAACTTACCTTTGCAAATCAACCAAAGACAATCTAAAATCGCTTCCTTAATGCATTTCTCTTCCATGCTGCTTCAGAGTGTATCTCATTATTTCAATTATGTTTTCTTGgtttaaaatttgtaaacaaATGTTCAGCACACAGGgagtgaaatttttttaaaactgaaggCCACGAATTCAAATGGAATACAACCTAGCTTATAACTGTAAAAAATGCCCTATATTCTTCAGACTATAATATACTCTTTTTGTGACCATATGGTATAaaaggtaaagttcccctttcagacattgtggtttataagcagatgatgtaaaggtcatttgtttctgtggcctacggttaattagggtgtcatgtggccagcacaacggccaaccgcctttacttttcacgcgactcagaggcacccgaaaatcccgaaattaaaaagcccagtcttcaccaggattcagaagccaaacgcttcaccgctcaaccaccgcgcctctgCATGTATAATGTAAAGTAATTTGTTTGcctgtttcattttgttgtttCACTCAGGATAATAGTATCATtcgaagtttaataataataccaatcataaaaacaagcaaaggaaaaagaatacttttcaaaaaaaaataaattcaaagcttatctaagcgAAAGAACCGCTTATTACTGCCTTTTATCTCAAGATGACAGGTTTTAGCTCCTTTTCtgcgatataaaacaaaaataaattgattactaccaattgattaactaatttcttttattgattcgtgtgttgtcatcactttgaataattatgagaatgggaagtgggagaaaaacaagttcaaactttttaccaaacagatagacagatagagtgagttgatataacctttgtaattattattatatatcctGAGTATGTAAAACATTAAACCCATTTGAGAGACATTTATCAAGGAGCTAGTTGAGgaatgttgttattgttgttagcctccttcagtcttcAAGCGACTAGAGTTCGTCTCTTTAGAAATACAGACGTTCcgtcaaaaaagaagatgattacgtcgtaCCCGTGTGCttgggtcaatctagtcatagaACATTAGCATAacacaagtaggcctataacaTTAGCATAacacaagtaggcctataacaTTAGCATAacacaagtaggcctataacaTTAGCATAacacaagtaggcctataacaTTAGCATAacacaagtaggcctataacaTTAGCATAACTCAAGTAGGCCTATAACATTAGCATAacacaagtaggcctataacaTTAGCATAacacaagtaggcctataacaTTAGCATAACACAAGTAGACCTATAACATTAGCATAacacaagtaggcctataacaTTAGCATAacacaagtaggcctataacaTTAGCATAACACAAGTAGGCCAATAACATTAGCATAacacaagtaggcctataacaTTAGCATAacacaagtaggcctataacaTTAGCATAacacaagtaggcctataacaTTAGCATAacacaagtaggcctataacaTTAGCATAacacaagtaggcctataacaTTAGCATAATATGTAGCATTGGTTCTGTGTAGCTCGTCTATCATAGCGACCTACAAGCCCTCTTTTGTTACATGGGGATGGAGCAACTATCAGGAAGGCTTAAGTGCTGTATTAAAAGGGCTCAGCGAACACAACTCAGATCTAGGATTTGATCATTTCTTGTCTACTTCGGGGATTGAACTTTAAGTCCCTCAGTTAGGTAGCGAAGTATTTGTAACACTCAACCTAATATCTCATATCACATATTAGTGTAATGAACTATACAGATAAACAAACTAtgttaattagctaatttgAATTTACTGTATAAGTTTTATGTATAACAATTCGAAAGGTTGGAGATGTGTTAAGctctgttttttaaaaagtaattaattaacgtTAACCGATTGTTTAATTGCTAAGGATCTGTTGATAGTAAATAGGataccatagaaacacaaatgTTGAATCTTTATATGAACGTGATACAACTTTTTAACACTGTGTTGTGTTTAACTACGTAAGAATAAACAACACAATAAGATACAAGTAATGAACACATTAGTTTTGACATTGAAACTAACCTTGTGTACTGGGACTCTTGCTGGTAGTGTCTGTAGAGTTGAAgtttaatacaaatgtattcTTAGATTGACACCTGGATACGAGGAGGACGTAATTGTCCTtaagaaggaacgtctgtacttcacctatcccttagtgaCATAGTCTGTAGGACCGTTTGGGTTCCACACAAGATCtcttgaccatctttctccattctcttcattcctctctgtcttttgtgtttgatagaatctctttcaatgacaggtcagtcgctttctctgtctgcctcttcttcttttcccttgTGCTGCTCactgaaggaatgtctttgcaagccctgaggaccttgtaataCGACCATTgagtttgcgttttttgacagtagttagcaggtcatcgtggtgtCCGGTCGCTCTGGTAACCCactctctaatctcttcgtttgtgatgcggtctttgtatgtgatacctaggatctttctgtatcttctcaattccattgctaggatcctcctctctgcagtcagcgtcaaAGGTTCTCAAAGCATGACAAGATTATGGCCCAGGGTGAGTATGTCGAGgactatgcctttgtctttccagtttgttttcaagttttacaagtgCTGCCATGGACTTCCCAATTCTAGCCAGCAGCTCAAAtttggttccttcatctgaAGCGATAGCTCCGAGATATTTGAAACTACTGACACCTGACAGATTTTCACCTCCAATGTATAAGATTAGAAGATAGAAAATCCtattatttcaataaatattaaaatcctagttttatatttttctttttaatcacGGTGTTTGACGCAAGTAAATCCAAGAAATAGGTAACAACACAATTCTGATCACAACACTGTCTCTTCAAATAATGTCAAAAATATTGCTTGATATTTTGAGTGATTTGAGCTGCCTTGCCTTATTGGCAGATCCCTGAGTCATTCTGGATGTTAATTGTGTTGTGTATGTGATATGTGTTGAGGAAGTAAATCTGAATTATCGTTGTGCTAGTCTCACAATAAACTCGTAAAAAATGTCCATGATAGACTTTAAATCACGCTTTGAGATGAAGTGATTTTATACATTGTTAAGTTTTCctcatattatttaatatatgcAGTAAGTAGCATGACATTGGCGGCGTGGTTCAGGTACATATAATTTAGGCTCCCCCTCTCCCTTTTGATTGTTGCACTTCCTCTTTGTGCTTCATTGGTTCCAAAAGTGGAAAACTGTGTGGAACCTGAACACATTTCGAAACAGGCCtcaaaggctttttttttcaataaatttgaCAATTCATGTAtatctttaagaaaaaatattaactaaatggccacacagggaaaactctggttttcAAAATTGTATcctcttaaaattaaaataggcTATTTTGATACcgttataatatataatataatatatcattttaaaaataaatttggatATTTTGAACAAACATTCATCGTGTATTATCACACTGgacgactcaaatgtttctttgtattcagtaaagagttaaataaatacattcaccTCATGTAGAAAATGGCTTGTCTGCCAAATATAGCTCTTACTGAAAGctcactgaaaaaaaacaacaactccttGCAATATTGAGGAATCACAAGAAATAAAGAGTAGAGACCATATAGACCAGCATAACGTTTATTAGGAAggaatcgataaaaaaaaaacttgatagtAATTTCTATTGTAATCCATTGTTGTGTCCAACCTTTCCCATGTATTCCCAGTGTCTATAAGTAAACTGTATGGACTCTGGATTATGACGTCCTGTCATGCTGTGTTGTCATGTTGCCACTCTTTGTGTAAATAAAAGAAGAACATAATAAACGCTACTCTGTATTTGTCATGACTTGGCTTTTATTTCTCACTAATAtccaaatcttatcttatcttatatactaaagacgttacttaaaaaaggaagaggattacgtcctacgcatcatgcattcagtcatacatattaaccaatgacttaaattctgctaagtcactggttttcctggctagctcaggcaacccatttcatgctctaatagcactagggaagaaggagtatttgtacaaatttgtcctagcaaatgaaaaataaatgtactagactttggtaataatataaaatggtattttgaacaaaaaatctaattcactacaaaaacaagTAATTTCAGTCTGTCTTATTTAGGACCCCTGATGACAATGCCGTTTATCTTTCATCATTAACAACCAATCATTGACCTTTGCCTACCGTCTCCATAGAAACATACTCACACTTCTTAACACCCTGGTTCATATCCTGACCGCTGccatccccagtcgtcctgcAGGTGATTTAAaccaggaagtaaattatcttgaATTCTGATGGATTATCGGGAAGATAATTGTGACAGTACATACTCTGTCATTCAAAAGATGAACGTGAACGAAACGGAGTCGTGGATTCTTTGCTGTTTTGAAACGAGTTgaactattttgtttaaattgctCTAAA encodes:
- the LOC106079581 gene encoding cardioacceleratory peptide receptor-like, which codes for MTSLDYMENETFEEYTNYTNENMYEFYAVPQMVFLAVVCVFIIVGNCFVLAAIRLSENGRKSRMNFFIMHLAIADLLVGVMVVIPDMATKITVEWYAGNAMCKIIQYSQTAVTYSSTYMLVSLSLDRYDAVARPMNFSRSGLQGRFLVLISWLISLAFASPTIYLYSETVREGKKQCWLEFPEVWQWQLFFTIVFVVTFLLPAIIIASCYIAIIYIIWSKGRYHEPTRESHNDTNVTHSRLIINENRHDTGRGIIPQAKIRTIKMTLIIVIVFIMCWSPFFLYNLFDLYELIPPNDSVATLFQSAAPLNSAANPIIYGIFSTRICKNLRRLPLPSFLRSLACHCQDNFCRKRSFRSRQHPYLTSQLTDPTQSTMDVHRRVDLRSHLSKRGSRLGKWTACLDDVDLIVLQEAEQKLKNSKSQNSKGAAAMGKKGGQQCWDHAVDGNYELTPLAHNEVTHRKGTSDGSDDSPQTSESNVVKGKDYIIYTEENLAFANSLPKKNDNNFFIKNDVRNPCSLESYSVNNQRLFKKNSSKDESIGICDSGYPANRSDSSLTKNNAVSNFCEIQRDEHGFNDGGQSHFDIDASSNSHNASFSECAEVCAESDLVFADDDLDGPLENCLDRSCLATRRPSGVPSVRRRLTSDDNVVLKNATCQWASVDVSAD